From Bacteroides sp.:
CTTCGGTGGACGTCTGGTTCGGCCCCGAAGCCCCTGCAGGAAAAGAAGCCAACTGGATTCAGACGGTACCCGGAAAAGGGTGGTTCATTATGCTTCGGATATACGGGCCGCTTGAACCGTGGTTCGACAAGACCTGGAAGCCCGGTGAAATAGAATTGGTAAATTAAGATCTGCCTCATTGTCCAAGCAGCATTCAATAAGGAACCTGACAATAAAACGAATAGATTTAAAATGAAAACAGTCAGATTTTTTGCAGTTTTAGCGATAACTGCATATTTAGGTCTCGGGGTTTTTCAATCTTCTGCCCAGGCAGTCATGGCCCATGACGATCCCCTTGCGCTCTGGAATGAAGGTCCAGCAAAAACCTCAATTCTGGATTTCCTGGGCACGGTGACCGATGTAAACAATCCAGGTTTTCTGCCCGTCAATGAGCGTGTGGCTGTTTTTGACATGGACGGCACCATTTTACTCGAGAAACCTGACTTCGTCTATTTCGATTTTGTGATCAGGGAGCTCATTCAACAGATTGAGGAAAACCCTGAATTGACACAAAAACAACCCTATAAAGCGGTGTACGCAAACGACTGGGCCTATTTTGAAAAGCTCAGCCTCTACGGAGAAGAGGGTTTGTATGGATTAATACTTCATGCTTACGACGGGTTTACCGATGAGCAATACAGGGACTCCGCGAAGGCCTATGTTCGCACAGTCATTGATAAACGCTATCAGAAGCCTTACGATCAGCTGTTTTTTGCCCCTATGCTGCAACTGGTCGACTATCTGCACGAAAATCACTTTGAAGTGTACATCGTCTCCGGCTCAGAAACTGAGTTTATTCGTTCCTTTTGTGAAGATGCCGCAGGCATCCCTTCCCGCAATGCGATCGGGACAACGGTGCTGAGCCGTTGGGTAGAAAACGGCAACGAATCTTATTTTGTGCGCGAACACGGGTTTGTAGAACCCGTAAACGATGAAGGAGGAAAGCCGGTCAATATCCTGAACC
This genomic window contains:
- a CDS encoding HAD family hydrolase yields the protein MKTVRFFAVLAITAYLGLGVFQSSAQAVMAHDDPLALWNEGPAKTSILDFLGTVTDVNNPGFLPVNERVAVFDMDGTILLEKPDFVYFDFVIRELIQQIEENPELTQKQPYKAVYANDWAYFEKLSLYGEEGLYGLILHAYDGFTDEQYRDSAKAYVRTVIDKRYQKPYDQLFFAPMLQLVDYLHENHFEVYIVSGSETEFIRSFCEDAAGIPSRNAIGTTVLSRWVENGNESYFVREHGFVEPVNDEGGKPVNILNRIGKVPVLAVGNSSGDYHMLEYSKNAPLNLQMIVNHDDADREYDYDAEIMRQMCLENGWREISMKNDFKVIFNN